TGAAGACCCTGTCACACATGTACCGCCGCGCCTGGGACAAGGGCCTCAAGACCACCTACTACCTCCGCACCCTCCAGGCGTCGAACATCGAGAAGGCGACCATCGACGTCAAAAAGGAACAACGCGGCGTCATGGCTGGTGCCACGGCCCCGGCAACGGCTCCGAAGCGGGAGTTCACCGCGGAGGAGAAGAACGCCTGCAGCATTGACGCGATGCTCAACGGCGGGACTTGTGAGGCTTGCCAGTAACTTCCTTGGTAAAAACGAAGTGTAAAGAACTTTAAATCGCGGACCATCTACCTCCTATCATGTCAAGTTACGAAGAACTGCCCGCGTTTAAAGCTCTTCACAAGCGACTTTCACTCGATGCGGATCGAGCGATTGTTTTTGTGGGTTCAGGGCTTAGCAGGGCGGCTGGCCTTCCTGATTGGACCGGATTGAAAAAACAAATTATTCAAGATTATCGCCTTGAAGCAGATACTACAGATGAACCGCTTCGCTCAGAAATAAAACGAAAATGCGATACGGCAGAGAATGTTGACGATCTGTGGCTTTCATTTTCTCTGATAAAAAAGATCAGACCCGAAGCGTCTTTTATTACCGCCATAAGAGGGGCTCTTAATGCTGTAAACAAGGACACCCCTCTAAATTATCATCGCATCTGGAAATTGGGAATAGCTGGGATTATTTCTCTCAATCTCGATGATTTTTCTAAAAAGGCTTATTCTGAAGTATTCTCCGGGCGGTCTCTAGAAGATTTCACAGGTAAAAATATATCAGATTTCGCTGATGTTTTAACAAGAGATGCCCCATTTTTATGTGATTTGCACGGTCGATTAGGGGAGTCTTCTTCTTGGGTCATGACTAAAGAAGAGCATGTGAAACTTCTCCAAACCAAGGGTTTTTCTGAATTTATAACAGCCTGTTTTCTATCAGGTACCGTAATTTTTGTCGGAATAGGGGCGGATGATACTGCCGCAGGGGGACTTCTCGAGAATCTGACTAAAGCTATTGGCGTCACAAATCTAGGGAGTCATTATTGGATAAGCGACCGTTCAGACTCCATCGCTACGAATTTTGCGGATAGAGTGGGTATAGGCCGAATACACTATTCTGGCGCCAACGGGCATGAAGAATTAGAGCAAATATTAGAGAAACTTGGTTCCAGCTATATCTTGCCTAAACCCCCTGTGGTGCTTCCTGCTGGCTCCAAACAGAGGCATTTCAGTCAGCCAAGCCTTGAGGAATTATTGGCTATAAACGATCCTAATCAATTAAGAATTCGCTTAAATGAGATAGCGACTCAAATTTTGGGGTCGTCAAGGCCTGATCGCGAGAAAAAGTATCAGGATTTTCTCGATGAGTATGAGATTGCAATTTCAAGAGCGTGGTTTATTCCAAAAGTCGCCAAGGCCCCATTCTTCGGATATGAACTAAAGCGACTAATTTCCGGAAGTGGAGCGTTTGGTCGAGTATATGAAGCAGTCGATAATAATGGTGGGAGCTTTGCCATTAAATTGATTCATAACGATGTTCATGATAAGCCTGAGTTATTAGAGGCTTTTCGACGAGGAGTTTCTTCCATGAAAATAGTTGCTAACCGGAACGTTCCAGGCGTTGTTTCGATAAAGCAGGCTTGGGAGCTTCCCGCTTCAATAGTGATGGACTTTGTTCCTGGCCTAAATCTCGAAGAATCGGTAGAAGTTCGTCAAATTATCGACTGGGGACAAAGACTTCAAGTTTTTCATCAATTAGCGAATGTTCTCCTGAGGGCGCATAGGCTTCCGGAAATTGTAGTGCATAGGGATGTTAGGCCGCCTAATGTAATTTTGAGGAATTTTTACGGTAAGGGTGACGATATTGATGTATCGTTAGTTGATTTTGACTTATCTTGGCATCGTGATGCATTTGGTCGATCAATTCAACAATCCGTTGGAGTCCATGGGTATTTTGCTCCCGAACAGTATACTCAAATAAATAAGGCAAGTTCAAGAAGTGCATTGGTCGACTCGTTTGGGCTAGCAATGACAATGTATTATGTTGTTACGGGCAAACATCCTGTTGTAGGATATACAGAGCGCACCTCTTGGGTCCCCGAGCTAGAGTCTTGGCGGATGATCTATCCTTGTACAACCTGGCAATCGTTGCCTACGCGGATATCTAGACTAATAAGGCAAGCCGCCCAACTAGAGCAAGCGAAGAGGGCAGATATGACGACAATGGTCCGGGAACTCGGAGCATTGTTGTTGCTTTATGAAAAGGACAAAATTCAAGATATCCGTATATTAATTGAGGAAATCGGTCATGTTTCACGATGCTTGAGAGGGGGCTACAGCTGGGATGAATTTGAGGGCGCTGCCACCTATGTTAGCCCTTCCGGGCTGATGGTTAGTCTACAAAGACAATCTGCGGACATTCTATGTCTAAATGCAGAGTGGAAAAATTTGGGAACTTCGCAGTATGAGTCGGTGAAAAAATACTTCACTGACGCAAAAGGAAAAATAGGAGCCGAGTTGAGAGCCAAAAAGTGGGAATGTGAAATTGACGGAAATTTCGATGGCTTAAGAGTTATTGCAAATAAGAAGTTGGTTCTCAGTTATATAAAGAAAAATGATGTGGATGATTTGGCGAAAATCGTTGACTTTATAATCGATTCTTTAACTTTCGCCTAATGGCGATTATTTTCGATGATTCCCATAATTTTTATTTCTGAGTGAGGAGGGGTAGGGGTAATCTGTCAGAAATTTTCAGGTTTAAGGATCGAGCTATAATCCAAACAATAAACTAGCCAAACGGTAATCCTCATTAAAGGGGGAGGTGATAATTTTAATTTGACGGAGATTGCAATTATATTATGTTTGATCTTTTTTGTTTTATTTTTCATAAGTAAATCACATCAATCAATGGAAATTCTGAAAAATAGATTCTTGTGGATTGCAATTATGTTAACCATTCTTGCTATGATCTGCGACGATTGGTCTGCGCAGGCGCCCCTTCAATTCAAAAATATCCAAATCGCTGTTGGAGGTGAGCTTGTAGAAAAAAGCATCATAGAAACACCTATGGCTAATAGGCTAGTGAGGTTGTTTTCTATTACAATATATAGTCTCGCGGCGGGCGTATTTATCTCTGCATTTGTTACGAATTTTATCGAAAGCCAGAGAGCAAGGGAACATCAGGACGAACTAAGACGGTTGGAAAATTCGCTTTCTTTGAGTGTATTTGAGGCGCTTTTCAAAAAGTTGGTGCCCGATGAAGTATTTGAATGTATAAAATCGGAATTTCTTCTCAATTCACTTATAAGAAGAGATGTTAACTTGATTTTTGATTTTTCCTACGGGGAAGAAAAGATTGTCTTAAAGCAGACTTTGTCATATAATCTTGAAAATTTGACCGATTCATCGATCTCAGACCCTATAGGCGCGATTGCAGAACAGCCGATGGGAGATGAGGAATCTGAGCTACTTTTGCGTGCCTCTTGCATCATCGATTCAAAGCATATTCTGGCGTATGATCGAATTGAGAAGCCTGCCGGTATTACCGAAACAACGGACGTCCATGGTAATCGGCTTACGGAAATAAATTTCGAAATACCGGCACGAAAATCTGCCGAAGTAACTCTTGTCTGGCGATCCTCATACAAAATATGTAAAAGTTGCTGCTATTTTAGGGATGCATTCTTCACGACATATCCAATTATAAATGGTTCGCTCATCGTAAATAAGCCTAGTGATATGAAATTTGATCTATTCCAAGTTAATTCAACGAAATTTGAAGTTTCGGTTGACGAGCCTGAGAGAATTATGTATAAGCTCCGAGGGGCGATGCTTTCTAAGCAAGGTCTTTTATTCACTTTTGGTCCCAGGTAAGGCGCGGGAATCAGAAGTTGAGATAGATGTCTTTGGTCTTCCATCGTCGCCGTGATTTCGCAAAAAGTGTTTGATTGGCGCGATCCGTCGATTGAAGCGGAAAATCTTTCATGAAGAGCCATGTCCTTGCGGCTTTTCAAGTCCTTTTCCGCTTAATGCTTACTGATGGTCACGCACAGGTGTCTGTTATCCCAGTCGCCGGGGAAGAGAGCATCATGCACCGTCTTCACCAACTGCTCATCGAGCTTGAGCGAACTGGCCAGGCGGCGGAGGAAGAGGTGCTCCGAGGGTGAGTCCAGGTCGATGGCGGTGAGGGCCGCGCCGTAGATCTCGCTGGCTTCCTCCGGGCCGTTGGCCAGACCGGCGATGTGCTCGACGGTGGGCGGGGCGTTGAGGGCGCTGGTCAGCCGGGCTTTTTCTGCAGGCTCCACCGGGGCCTGGTCGATGGCACCGGCCAGGGCGGTCATCTCGATGCTGTCGATGGTGCCGTCCGCCGCCGCGGCGGCGATCATGGCGAGGATCATCTTCATCGGCAGCTCGCCGGTGACCTTCACCTGCACGGCGGCGGTCTAGAGGGATAAATGTGGGGGCTACATCCCCTCCGCCAACTTCCGGATCGCGGCCTGGCTTTCGTCGGAAAGCCCGTCGAGCGGGTAGAAGGCATCTTTGCCGTTTTCCAAGGCGAAGTGGACTTTGCCGTCCTTGAGGCCTTTGAAGGTGGCGCGGATTTTCTGGCCGGCGCGGTTGGTCCATTCCTGCGGCCCGGGGGTAGGGGCGGCGGTGGGGATTTCGGCATCTTCTTCGCCCTCCTCGGTCACCAGGACGCCGTCTTTGAAGCGGAGGATCTTTTCGGGGTCCATGTCCTTGCTGCCTTTCTCACCCTTTTCGCGGCCGATGGCGGCGCCTTCGTGGATCCACCTGGCCACGGTCATGACTTCCTCCGGGGTGAGCGGATCGCCCTTGCCCTTGGGCGGCATGGCGCCTTTTTCCGCATGGGGCTTGGTGATGGTCACGAACAGGTAGCTGGCATCCCAGTCGCCGGGGATGACGACATCGTTTTTGGCGAAGCGTTTGTGGAAGCGCTCCAGGTCGTCGAGGCGCAGTCCGCCTTTCACTTCCTCGGACTCGGCGCTGTGGCAGTCGGCGCACTTCGCCTGGAAGATGGGCATGACGTCCTTTTCATAGTCGAGCGCCGCGGCGCGGCAGGTGAGGCACGCGGCGATGAGGAATGCGGTGAGGGCTGGGCGGCGCATGGGTTGGCGGCGGGGATGGGATCCGCCAACCACAGAGGAACGCAGATGAACCCGGATGGGAAGAAGATTGGGCCAGGTGTCCCGGCAGGGTCCCTACATTAGGGAGAAATCCAACCC
The nucleotide sequence above comes from Akkermansiaceae bacterium. Encoded proteins:
- a CDS encoding protein kinase, producing the protein MSSYEELPAFKALHKRLSLDADRAIVFVGSGLSRAAGLPDWTGLKKQIIQDYRLEADTTDEPLRSEIKRKCDTAENVDDLWLSFSLIKKIRPEASFITAIRGALNAVNKDTPLNYHRIWKLGIAGIISLNLDDFSKKAYSEVFSGRSLEDFTGKNISDFADVLTRDAPFLCDLHGRLGESSSWVMTKEEHVKLLQTKGFSEFITACFLSGTVIFVGIGADDTAAGGLLENLTKAIGVTNLGSHYWISDRSDSIATNFADRVGIGRIHYSGANGHEELEQILEKLGSSYILPKPPVVLPAGSKQRHFSQPSLEELLAINDPNQLRIRLNEIATQILGSSRPDREKKYQDFLDEYEIAISRAWFIPKVAKAPFFGYELKRLISGSGAFGRVYEAVDNNGGSFAIKLIHNDVHDKPELLEAFRRGVSSMKIVANRNVPGVVSIKQAWELPASIVMDFVPGLNLEESVEVRQIIDWGQRLQVFHQLANVLLRAHRLPEIVVHRDVRPPNVILRNFYGKGDDIDVSLVDFDLSWHRDAFGRSIQQSVGVHGYFAPEQYTQINKASSRSALVDSFGLAMTMYYVVTGKHPVVGYTERTSWVPELESWRMIYPCTTWQSLPTRISRLIRQAAQLEQAKRADMTTMVRELGALLLLYEKDKIQDIRILIEEIGHVSRCLRGGYSWDEFEGAATYVSPSGLMVSLQRQSADILCLNAEWKNLGTSQYESVKKYFTDAKGKIGAELRAKKWECEIDGNFDGLRVIANKKLVLSYIKKNDVDDLAKIVDFIIDSLTFA
- a CDS encoding DUF533 domain-containing protein; the encoded protein is MQVKVTGELPMKMILAMIAAAAADGTIDSIEMTALAGAIDQAPVEPAEKARLTSALNAPPTVEHIAGLANGPEEASEIYGAALTAIDLDSPSEHLFLRRLASSLKLDEQLVKTVHDALFPGDWDNRHLCVTISKH
- a CDS encoding c-type cytochrome; the protein is MRRPALTAFLIAACLTCRAAALDYEKDVMPIFQAKCADCHSAESEEVKGGLRLDDLERFHKRFAKNDVVIPGDWDASYLFVTITKPHAEKGAMPPKGKGDPLTPEEVMTVARWIHEGAAIGREKGEKGSKDMDPEKILRFKDGVLVTEEGEEDAEIPTAAPTPGPQEWTNRAGQKIRATFKGLKDGKVHFALENGKDAFYPLDGLSDESQAAIRKLAEGM